Proteins from one Planifilum fulgidum genomic window:
- a CDS encoding IucA/IucC family C-terminal-domain containing protein, with protein MKTFVLSTLSEEDVIRLEKDCNLAVRLQPDAGRIDPRALMDGDQAAYLLRDLTDRLRFPSLYVTASLLLKQYSYCLLMPTLYAMTLLDKGLKVGADNCLLEVTFPGEGAWRARLHLKEREVSSPEGSDRASWREEIVGAVFRDHLAKVIRTVSRVSGLSPTVLWENASIYFYWMYETYMPGKAGEEKRSRINEDFHCLLSAHPSLFGERKNPLKRFFCEKCCLPGCDQPVRIRKTCCLYCEVGDGQLCQTCPKRRCR; from the coding sequence ATGAAAACCTTCGTGCTGTCGACACTCAGTGAGGAGGACGTGATCCGCCTCGAAAAGGATTGCAACCTGGCGGTCCGGCTTCAACCCGACGCCGGCCGGATCGACCCCCGCGCCTTGATGGACGGGGATCAGGCGGCATACTTGCTTCGCGACTTGACGGACCGGCTGCGGTTCCCTTCCCTGTACGTCACCGCTTCCCTGCTCCTCAAACAATACAGTTACTGCCTGTTGATGCCGACCTTGTATGCCATGACCCTGTTGGATAAGGGACTCAAGGTCGGAGCGGACAACTGCCTGTTGGAAGTCACTTTTCCCGGGGAAGGCGCCTGGCGGGCCCGATTGCACCTGAAGGAGCGGGAGGTCTCCTCTCCCGAAGGGAGCGACCGCGCCTCCTGGCGGGAGGAAATTGTCGGGGCGGTGTTCCGGGATCATCTTGCGAAAGTGATCCGGACGGTTTCCCGGGTCTCCGGCCTGTCGCCCACCGTTCTCTGGGAGAATGCGTCGATCTACTTCTACTGGATGTACGAAACCTACATGCCGGGGAAAGCCGGGGAGGAGAAGAGAAGTCGCATCAACGAGGATTTTCACTGCCTGCTGAGCGCCCATCCTTCGCTGTTCGGAGAACGAAAAAATCCGCTCAAGCGGTTCTTCTGCGAGAAGTGCTGCCTTCCCGGATGCGACCAGCCGGTGCGGATCCGCAAAACCTGCTGTCTCTATTGTGAAGTCGGGGACGGGCAGCTGTGCCAAACCTGCCCGAAACGGCGCTGCCGCTAA
- a CDS encoding CRISPR-associated protein Cas4: MELFLALLLIAVLIGYWVQKGRKRKPKGKLLYSDMNGCGRAWVDPEWGIKGKPDEVWENDGRLHIVEIKSGAPKKNTAYRGHIMQLAAYMRLAKVRFGKPVEGGEIRYSNGKTFRYHWDDQMKRELLAVLQQMRHVEETGETFVSATANQCRRCLYNPVCEKKRYA; encoded by the coding sequence ATGGAACTTTTTCTTGCGCTCTTATTGATCGCCGTCCTGATCGGGTATTGGGTCCAAAAGGGAAGAAAACGGAAACCGAAGGGAAAGCTGCTTTACTCCGACATGAACGGATGCGGCCGCGCCTGGGTGGACCCGGAATGGGGAATCAAGGGGAAGCCGGACGAGGTTTGGGAAAACGACGGCCGCTTGCATATCGTCGAGATCAAATCGGGGGCTCCAAAGAAAAACACCGCCTATCGCGGCCACATCATGCAATTGGCCGCCTATATGCGGCTTGCCAAAGTTCGATTCGGCAAACCCGTCGAAGGCGGGGAAATCCGTTATTCCAACGGGAAAACCTTCCGCTACCATTGGGATGATCAAATGAAAAGGGAGCTCCTCGCCGTGTTGCAACAGATGAGACACGTGGAAGAGACGGGAGAAACCTTCGTATCCGCGACGGCAAACCAATGCAGGCGCTGCCTTTACAACCCCGTTTGCGAAAAGAAACGGTACGCATGA
- a CDS encoding MFS transporter → MTGKKPVVMLGLVTALCLLGDSMLYIVLPIYWREGGIASLWEVGLILSVNRWIRLPIHPLVGRMYRKISLRAGILLAVVLGSLTTVGYGFADGLPAWLLLRSLWGVAWSLLRIGGYYAIIRAASGKNRGEMTGTYNGLYRLGSLVGMAAGGLLGPWIGLRDTSLLFGGLSLVGIFLLLSFPSETVSGREAEAKKEKPARHPLGWGRAFPVLFSVFWVALVFQGILPSTLSAFILRFGETVTLMGFTLAATAWSGILQGARWGWEPFLAGRIGRWSDGTSGRIPLFVASLILSAAGLSAMLISSAFPLWTAATLLVLLTGTSLTTLSDALAADEAVRTRNDSLLPLTALAQDLGAAVGPVLAYLLMESGADLWRVYATAAAGFAAMAWFWHRSPSCGRAGKKERAGGADSACSAGVVRVNEITRREERKK, encoded by the coding sequence TTGACTGGAAAGAAACCGGTGGTCATGCTGGGACTGGTTACGGCGCTCTGCCTCCTGGGCGATTCCATGCTGTATATCGTGCTGCCCATCTACTGGCGGGAAGGGGGCATCGCCTCCCTCTGGGAAGTGGGGCTGATCCTGTCCGTCAACCGGTGGATCCGCCTGCCGATTCATCCGCTGGTCGGGCGGATGTATCGGAAAATCTCCCTTCGCGCGGGGATCCTTCTCGCCGTCGTCCTGGGCAGTCTGACGACCGTCGGATACGGCTTCGCCGACGGTCTGCCGGCCTGGCTGCTCCTCCGCTCGCTCTGGGGGGTGGCATGGTCGCTTTTGCGGATCGGTGGATACTATGCGATCATCCGCGCTGCAAGCGGGAAGAACCGGGGGGAAATGACGGGGACCTACAACGGTTTGTACCGTTTGGGAAGCCTCGTCGGGATGGCGGCGGGCGGCCTGTTGGGTCCCTGGATCGGCCTTCGGGACACGTCGCTGCTCTTTGGAGGCCTGTCCCTGGTCGGAATCTTCCTGCTCCTTTCTTTCCCTTCCGAAACGGTTTCCGGAAGGGAGGCCGAAGCAAAAAAAGAAAAACCGGCCCGCCATCCGCTCGGGTGGGGAAGGGCCTTTCCCGTACTGTTCAGCGTTTTTTGGGTGGCCCTGGTCTTTCAGGGGATTCTCCCCTCCACGCTGAGCGCCTTCATTCTCCGCTTCGGCGAAACGGTGACGCTTATGGGCTTCACCCTGGCCGCCACCGCCTGGTCCGGAATCCTTCAGGGCGCGCGATGGGGGTGGGAACCGTTCCTGGCGGGGCGAATCGGTCGCTGGTCGGACGGCACGTCGGGCAGGATCCCTTTGTTTGTGGCCTCGCTCATCCTTTCCGCCGCGGGGTTGTCGGCAATGTTGATCTCCTCGGCGTTTCCGCTGTGGACGGCGGCAACCCTTTTGGTTCTGCTGACGGGAACGTCCCTCACCACCCTCTCCGACGCCCTCGCCGCGGATGAAGCGGTCCGCACCCGCAACGATTCCCTGTTGCCCCTGACCGCTTTGGCCCAGGATCTGGGAGCGGCGGTCGGACCGGTCCTGGCCTATTTGCTGATGGAATCCGGGGCGGATCTCTGGCGGGTCTACGCGACAGCGGCCGCGGGCTTCGCCGCCATGGCCTGGTTCTGGCACCGGAGTCCATCCTGCGGGCGGGCGGGGAAAAAGGAGAGGGCCGGCGGAGCGGATTCCGCATGCTCCGCCGGTGTCGTCCGCGTCAACGAAATCACTCGGCGCGAGGAGAGAAAAAAGTGA
- a CDS encoding ABC transporter ATP-binding protein yields MNALETKSLTLAYGDQPVIENLDHCFPKGKISVLIGSNGSGKSTLLRSLARLLKPRKGSVILDGKAITTLSTKAVARKLAILPQSPECPEGLTVLQLVKQGRYPYQNWMRQWSEEDERAVKRALKITNLEGFEERTVDSLSGGQRQRVWIAMVLAQETDTILLDEPTTYLDLSHQLDILDLLYELNRSEGRTIIMVLHDLNLSARYADNMVVVHDKTVYAHGKPESIITPELVKRVFGIECLVMKDPVYGKPLCIPCGKGRRAEDENLRAVDTQ; encoded by the coding sequence ATGAATGCGCTGGAAACGAAATCCCTCACATTGGCCTACGGGGATCAGCCGGTGATCGAAAATCTGGATCACTGCTTCCCGAAGGGGAAGATCAGCGTTCTGATCGGCTCGAACGGCAGCGGAAAATCCACCCTGCTCCGCTCCCTGGCGCGGCTGTTGAAGCCCCGGAAGGGTTCCGTCATCCTCGACGGGAAGGCGATCACCACCCTGTCCACCAAGGCGGTGGCCCGGAAATTGGCCATTCTGCCCCAGTCGCCGGAGTGCCCCGAGGGCCTTACGGTGCTGCAGCTGGTGAAGCAGGGGCGGTATCCCTATCAAAACTGGATGCGGCAATGGTCGGAAGAGGATGAGCGGGCCGTGAAAAGGGCGCTGAAAATCACCAATCTGGAAGGTTTCGAGGAGCGCACGGTGGATTCCCTTTCCGGCGGACAGCGGCAGCGGGTGTGGATCGCGATGGTGCTGGCCCAGGAGACCGACACGATCTTGCTGGACGAACCGACCACCTATCTGGATTTGTCCCACCAGCTCGACATCCTGGATCTGCTGTACGAACTGAACCGAAGCGAAGGAAGGACCATCATCATGGTGCTTCACGATTTGAATCTTTCCGCCCGGTATGCGGACAACATGGTGGTGGTGCACGACAAGACGGTGTATGCCCACGGAAAACCGGAGTCGATCATCACCCCGGAACTGGTGAAAAGGGTGTTCGGCATCGAATGCCTGGTCATGAAGGATCCCGTTTACGGAAAACCGTTGTGCATTCCATGCGGAAAAGGGAGACGAGCGGAAGATGAAAACCTTCGTGCTGTCGACACTCAGTGA
- a CDS encoding FecCD family ABC transporter permease, translating into MSRYLPFRLRRVSLLMDKKAVALLGILLVLVAGVAVLSLGTGDMAIPPVEVVKALFGAGEGMHELVIRSFRLPRILLAVLAGMALAVSGAVLQGIIRNPLASPDLMGITGGASFAVVSFYTAFSDRANALTVSVQWLPLAAFLGAFLVGAVVYALAWKGGVTPLRLVLIGIGLTHAMQALTTIMIIFGPIYLATQVHIWTTGSVNGSNWNHVTTLLPWVLLLVAFVWIGARKLNVQELGEDIARGVGSRVQRERLLLLACSTALAGGAVAFAGGIGFVGLMAPHIGRRLVGPSYGALIPVSALIGGLLVMGADWIGRTAFSPLEVPAGVFTSAIGAPYFIYLLIRSRN; encoded by the coding sequence ATGAGCCGTTATCTTCCCTTTCGCCTGAGACGGGTCTCCCTGCTGATGGACAAAAAAGCGGTCGCCCTTTTGGGGATCCTTTTGGTCCTGGTCGCCGGCGTGGCGGTCCTCAGCCTCGGCACCGGGGATATGGCCATCCCGCCGGTGGAGGTGGTCAAAGCCCTCTTCGGAGCGGGGGAGGGGATGCATGAATTGGTGATCCGCTCCTTCCGGCTTCCCCGCATTCTCCTGGCCGTGCTGGCGGGGATGGCGCTGGCGGTGTCCGGCGCCGTGCTGCAGGGGATCATCCGCAATCCGCTGGCGTCGCCGGACCTGATGGGGATCACCGGTGGAGCGTCTTTTGCGGTGGTCAGTTTTTACACCGCCTTCAGCGACCGGGCGAACGCCCTGACCGTCAGCGTCCAATGGCTGCCCCTGGCGGCCTTCCTCGGCGCCTTTCTCGTGGGGGCGGTCGTCTACGCGCTGGCCTGGAAGGGAGGGGTGACCCCCCTGCGGCTCGTGTTGATCGGCATCGGATTGACCCACGCCATGCAAGCCTTGACCACCATCATGATCATCTTCGGGCCGATCTATCTGGCCACGCAGGTTCACATTTGGACGACCGGAAGTGTGAACGGTTCCAATTGGAACCACGTCACCACCCTTCTTCCCTGGGTGCTGTTGCTGGTCGCCTTCGTCTGGATCGGCGCGCGAAAGCTGAACGTCCAGGAGCTGGGCGAGGATATCGCGAGGGGCGTGGGAAGCAGGGTTCAGCGGGAGCGGCTGCTTCTATTGGCCTGCAGCACGGCCCTCGCGGGGGGAGCGGTGGCCTTTGCCGGAGGAATCGGCTTTGTCGGACTGATGGCGCCGCACATCGGGAGAAGGCTGGTCGGACCCTCTTACGGGGCGCTGATTCCGGTGTCCGCGCTGATCGGCGGCCTGTTGGTCATGGGAGCGGATTGGATCGGACGGACGGCGTTTTCTCCCCTGGAGGTCCCCGCGGGTGTGTTTACTTCGGCGATCGGCGCACCTTATTTCATCTATCTGTTGATTCGGAGTCGAAATTGA